The Candidatus Omnitrophota bacterium DNA window GCCTCCGAAAAACAAGAAAGCTTTTATTTAATAAGTTATTAAATCTCCGATCGCCCTTTTTGGTTAAATGATAAACATATTTTTCCGGCCGCCTGCCCTTTTTACCCTTCTTTTTAACAATTAACCCCTGTTCCTCTAATTTTGTCAGCGGATAATAGATCGAGGTCGTATCAATATTGGCAAAATCACCCATTACCCTTCTGATCAACTTTTTAATTTGATAGGCGTGTTTTGGCCCTTCTTTCAGCAGGCCTAAAAAAACCAGCTCCTGGGTCATATCTGCTCCTGGAATATTTCCGAAATAGTCGGATGAACATGCAAAACTTTCTTTATTTTATCTATGGTCAACCCGTAACATTTAGCCAAAACAAATTCATGAATAATTTCCGTGGCCTGATGGCCGATTATATGCACCCCTAAGATCTTTTTACCTTTAGCTCCGCTGATTATCTTAACAAAACCGCTTTCTTTGTGTTTGATCACGGCTAAACTATTTGCCTTAAAGAATTGTTTATCTATCTTTATCTCTCCTGCCTTTCTTGCCTCTGATTCGGTTAAACCTACAGAGGCGACCTGGGGCGCGCAGAATATCGCCCGGGGCACATTGGTATAATCTAAACTTTGAGGATTTTTTCCGCTAATAGCCTCGGCAGCAATCACGCCTTCCTTTTGAGCCGTATAAGCAAACATCGGACTGAAGATTACATCTCCTACTGCATAGATATTGCCCAGGTTTGTTTTATAAAATTCATCTACTTTAATAAACCTTTTATTTAAATTTAGAGCGATTTTCTCAAGCTCCAAATCGTTTGTATTAGGAATCCGGCCGCAGGATAATAAAACATATTCGGCCTTTAGGGTTTCTTCGCCATTGACAGTTTTAATCAAGACCTCAACCTGATTTTTCTTTTTATCCAATCTCTTTATTTCAGTTGAGGTATAAATATCTATATTCTGCTTTTTAAGCTCCCTGTTTAGCGTTCGGCTAATCTCCTCATCTTCACCTGGAATTAACCTAGATCGCGCCTCGACAATAGTAACCTTTGAACCAAAGGAGCTATAGATAGAAGCGAACTCGCAGCCAATCGCTCCTCCGCCGACAATAACCATGCTCTGAGGGACCTCCTTCAATTTAACCGCCTCATCGCTGGTAATAACCCTTTGATTATCAGGTTCCAGTCCCTTAGGTACCTTAGGCCTTGAGCCAACAGCAATGATAAAAAATGAGGCCTTTAAATCTTTAGAACTTCCGTTACTGCCTGTTACAATTATCTTTTCTCTGGAAACAAAACTTGCTTTACCCTCCAAAAAATCAATCTGGTGTTTGTTAAGCATCCACTCAACTGCTTTTCTTAATTTAAGCACTGTTTTTTCTGAACAAGATACTATTTTTTTCATATCCGGCGCATTAAAATTGGCCTCAAGACCAAACACCGCAGCTTCTTTTTGAGACCGAAAAATCTCTGCTGTATTTTCCAAAAACTTCGTGGGGACACAGCCCAGGTTAAGGCATGTACCTCCAAAATGCTGTTTATCAAGGTCTACCAGACAAACCTTTTTCTTCAACCGCGCTAAACGAACCGCAGCTGAAAAACCCGCCGGCCCTGCCCCGATTATAATCACATCATAGAATGCTTTCATCCAAAAAATCCTTTATTGATAGCTACTTATACAGCTAACAGAAAACAGAAGTCTGATCTCTGAGTCTTGATTTCTGACCTCTGCCTTCTGATTTCTGTCATCTGTGCTCATCTGTGTATGTAAGATATTCTTCCGCGTGATAAGAACTGCGCACATACGGGCCGCTTAACACGTAACGCAGGCCAAAAGAAAGCGCTTTTTCCTTGTAATGGGCAAACTTCTCGGGGGTAATATATTCTTTAACCGGACAATGCCCGGAGCTGGGCGCTAAATACTGTCCGATACTCAAAAAATCACAATTTACACGGCCCAAATCCCTAAAAACATCGAACAGTTCTCCTTCTGTTTCACCCAGGCCTAACATCAAGCCGGACTTTGTGAATATATGGGGGGCATACTCCTTAACAAAACGCAGCACTCCTAAGGAAGCCCCATAATCAGCATCCCTTAAAATTTCATAAAATCCGGGTATTGTTTCTAAATTATGCCCAATGATATCCGGACCCGCCCCTATTACCTTTTTAATCGCTTCACGATTTCCCTTAAAATCAGGAATAAGTACTTCAATAGCAACTTTACTAAAATTGCGGCGGATATCCAGTATCACCCTTTCAAAAACATCTGCGCCTCCGTCAGCTAAATCATCACGGGTTACGCTGGTAATCACCACGTGGCTTAAACTTAATTTCCTGACCGCCTCTACTATGCGGCCGGATTCATTTAAGTTTAGGCCCTGAGGCCTTCCTTTTTTAACATTACAAAACCGGCAGGTGCGCGTACAGACACTGCCCAGGATAAGAAAAGTGGCGGTCTTCCGGCTGAAACATTCAGAAATATTCGGGCAAAGCGACTCCTGGCAAACAGTATTCAGCTTTAGTCCTTTAAGTAAACAGGCTACCTCGTAAGACTTCTTAAAGTCGATCTTCTTTTTAAGCCAGGATGGCTTCCTTAAAACAGTTTGCATTTATTTCCCCTTCAATGTCCCGCCGAAACGTATTCCAGCCAGGACTGCTGTATTTTTTCCTTTTCAGGTATTCTGTTAAGTCTTTTTCTTCGGCCGATAAATCAGTCTTAATTAATTCCGATGAGTTGGCTTCTTCAAAATTTTTTATTAACCTGCCGGCGAGCTCGTCAAATTTTATCGGCCTGCCCAAAGCCCGGCTTAAAGAAGTTACGCCGTTTTTTAAATTCAAAGGCTTTTCTTTTAAAAATGAACTGCTAAAATCCAGATTAACCTCTAAAGGAATAAACCCGTGCTGAAAGATAACATCACGAAACCTCCTCTGGGCATTTCCACCGATCTTTTTATCGTTGATTAAAATATCGTATTTTTCCCGGCCATTGAAGCAAAGAGCGGTTTTCTTCCCAAAATTTTTTTTAGTTCTATTTTGGTCTATAGCAAAACCGGCCTCAAGACCCAGGCTTTGATAGGTTTTAATGATAAACGAGCAAATCCGTTTAAAAGAATTCTCGACCAAAGAGCCGCATCTAAAATGCTGCCGCGAACAAACAATACTATAGGTTAACTCCCGGCTATGAAAAACAACGCCTCCTCCGGTCATTCTGCGCACAAACCCGATAGAGAATCTCTTGCATTCATCCAGGGCTAATTCCCTCTCAGGGTCTTGAAAACAACCAATAGAAAATGCCCATGGCTGCCAGCCATATATCCTGAGGGCAGGGACTACTGCCCCTTGAGCATATACTCTTAAAATGGCCTCATCAACAGCCATGTTTGTAAGAGCATCGCTAAAACCTGTTGTTAAAATACGCCAGCCTTTTAAGGAATCCATCGTAAATTAAGCTCTCGCGCGGCTTTTGTCTCGTCCGGCCGGGAGACATCGGTGTTTAAAGGCGTGCTTTTGACTGCCTCAGGGCTATTTTGACTCAATTCAGCAATCTCACGCATTGCCTTAATAAATCTGTCCAAAGTATCTTTAGACTCGGTTTCCGTCGGCTCAACCATCATTGCTTCCTTGACAATCAAAGGGAAATATATCGTGGGAGGATGAAACTTCTTGTCAATAAGGGCTTTGGCAATATCTAAAGCGTGCACGCCTTTGGCTAGTTGTCTGACTGCTGAAAAAACGCACTCATGCATACAGATCCGGTCATAAGCAAGGTCATAATATTTCTTTAACTTTACTCTTATATAATTTGCGTTTAAAACCGCTTTTTCACTGGCCTCGATAAGCCCGTCTTTTCCTAAAAGCAATATATAAGCATAGGTCTTTAGCAGCACGTCAAAATTGCCGTAAAAAGAGGCGATCCGGCCGATACTTTTTGGCCGATCTTCCTCTAACGCGTATGTCCCATCCGGCCTTTTTATCACCTTGGGCACGGGTAAAAATTGCGCTAAATCCTCGCGCACTCCTACCGGCCCCGAACCCGGCCCGCCGCCGCCATGAGGCGTAGCAAATGTCTTATGAAGGTTTAAATGCACAATATCAAAACCGATATCCCCGGGACGGACCTTTCCCAAGATAGCATTAAGGTTAGCACCGTCATAATACACTAACGCGTCGTTACGGTGAGCAAGAGAACATATCTGTTTAATCTGAGAATTAAATATCCCTGCTGTGTTTGGGCAGGTAAGCATCAGGCCGGCAACTTCCGGATTAATCTTACTTTTATATTCTTCAAAATCCATTACCCCGTTTTTATCCGTTGGTATGGAAATGGTTTGATACCCGGCAATCGCCGCACTTGCCGGATTGGTTCCGTGAGATGAGTCGGGAACGATCACATATTTTTTACGGCTGCCTTTATCCCGGTGATAGGCCGCAACCAGCATCATCCCGGTAAGTTCTCCGTGCGCGCCGGCCAGAGGCTCAGTAGTAATCTCACTCATACCGGTTATCTCGGCAAGCAGTCTTTCAACATTATACAAGACCTCCAGCGCCCCTTGCGTAAACATCCCGCCTAATAAAAGCTGGGGAAGAAGCGGGTGTAATTGGGAAAAACCGGGAAGCTTTGTAATATTTTCCGTAAATTTCGGGTTATACTTCATTGTGCAGGAACCTAAAGGATAAAAATGCGTATCAACCGAAAAATTCATCCGGGAAAGCCGGGTAAAATGCCGGACTACGTCCAACTCAGAGACCTCTGGAAGCTGGGCCGGGTCTTCTCTTTTATATCTGCCGGAGATGTCCTTGGCCTGAGGCACATCGCATTTAGGCAGACGCAGGCCCTTTCTTTCTTTGATAGACTTTTCAAAAATCAACTCCATAATACTGCCTCCAGATTCTCGGCGTATCTTACAATCTCCTCCTTGGTCCTTTTTTCCGTCACGCAAATCAATAAATAATTTTTCATGTCTTCATAATATTTACCCAAAGGAAGACCCGGGTTAAATCCTCTTTCAATCATTGAAGCAACAATCTCGCGGCTATCCTTGGGCAAACAAACCGTAAATTCATTAAATGTGGGAGAGCTTCTTTTAACTTCAACACCCTTAATCCGGTCAAGTACGTCTTTGGCAAATTCAGTCTTGTTGAAATTCAAACGGGCTAAATCCACCAGCCCCTGCTTGCCTAAGATACTTAAATATATTATCGCCTTCAAGGCGCATAACGACTCATTGGAACAGATGTTGGAAGTCGCCTTTTCCCGGCGGATATGCTGTTCGCGCGCCTGCAGGGTCAGCACAAAGGCCTTATTTCCGCGTTTATCTACAGTCTCTCCTACGATCCGGCCGGGCATTTTACGCACGTGTCTTTTCCGGGCAGCCAGAAATCCCAAATAGGAACCGCCGAAAGAAAGAGGCAATCCCATACTCTGGCCTTCACCGGTCACAATATCCGCGCCCATAGAGCCGGGCGTTTTTAACAGGCCCAAAGATATCGGATATACCGATTCAATTGCCAGCGCCCCTGCCTCGTGGACACGTTTGATAACATCAGAGTGATCGTCTATTGCTCCAAAAAAATTAGGATTTTGCAGGATTATTGCCGCTGTTCTATCATCTAAATATTTATAAACCTCTTCTCTTGTACTTTGGCCGTGGCTTACCGGTATCTCCACAAAATCTATTGCCAAATTGCTTGTATAGGTATACATGATCTTGCGGTAAATCGGGCTTACTCCTCCGTCAATCAAAATCTTGTTCCTGCCGGTAATTCTTAAGGCCATCATCCCTGCTTCATAAAGCGCTGTCCCGCCGTCATAAAGAGAGGCATTGGCCACATCCATACCCGTCAACAGGCAAATTGCGCTTTGATATTCATAAATCGCCTGCAGTGTGCCCTGAGAACACTCCGGCTGATAAGGAGTATAGGCAGTATAAAACTCTGCCCGGCCGGCCAGCGCGTCCACTACTGCCGGAATATTATGATCATAAAATCCGCATCCCAGAAAATTAACCAGGCCAACAGCGTTTTTACTTGCCAGTCTTTTTAGGTGCTCGTAGACCTCAAACTCAGACCGGCCCTCAGGCAAATTAAAAGATGCCGGCCGATACTCAGCCGGGATGTCCTTAAAAAGCCCGGCCAGAGAGTTCACCCCGATATCTTTAAGCATCTGCTTAACTTCCCGGTCAGTGTGGGGAATATAACTCATGTTTTAGATTTTCTCCAGAAACGCGCGATAAGCCGCACTGTTCATAAGATTGGCCTTTTCATCCAGATCAGAAATCTCTAATTTAGCAATCCAACCCTGTTGAAAAGGAAAACTGTTTATCAGCTCCGGCGAGGTCTCCAATTCTTTATTCACCTCTGCTACTTTACCGGACAAAGGGGCATAAACATCGCTGGCTGCCTTAACCGACTCAATAGAGCAAAGCCCGTCAAACTGTTTCACTGATTTGCCTATTTCCGGCAGTTCCACAAAAGTAATGTCCCCCAATTGCTCCTGGGCATACGCGGTTATGCCCACAGTCGCCATTTGCCCCTCTACCTTCACCCATTCATGCTCTTTGGTATAAAATACACCATCAGGAATATCCATATCTACCCTCCCCTAAATCCTTTACCCACATACACCGCGTAGGTGTATTTACACCTACGCGGTGTATGTGGGTAAATGTGTTACTTCTTTAAAGATGTTTCTTTGAGAAACGGTTTTTCTGTTATAACCGCGTCTATCTTTACGCTCTTGTCTTGTATTGAAACCGGCAAGTCCTTTTTCACGGCAGCCGGCTCAACATAGCCCAATGCTATACCACAACCCAAACTGGGTGAAAAACTACCGCTGGTAATCCGGCCGATTTCTTTATCCTGGCTAAAAATCCGGTAATCATGCCTGGGAGAACGCCGCGAACCGGACCTGATAGCCACAAGGCCCTTTTTAAGCCCGGCTTCCTTCTCAACAAGTAAAGCATCTTTTCCAATAAATTCTTTATCTAACGTAATATTCTTCATTCCTGCTTCCAGGGGAGAAATCTCTTCGCTGATATCCTGGCCATAAAGCACATAGCCCATCTCTAAACGAAGCGTATCCCTGGCGCCCAGGCCGGCAGGTTTTACTCTTTCATCTTTTAGGAGCAAAGACCAAAGGTCTCCGATTTTTTCATAACTGACATAAATTTCATAGCCCAATTCGCCGGTATAACCCGTGCGGCTGATTATACTTTTTTCTCCTAAAATATCAAAATAGTCAAACGCATAATACCGCAGTTCATTGATCCTTGGACCAAAAAGCTCACTAAGGATATCCCGAGAAAGCGGACCCTGCAGGTCGATCTTACCTATTTTATCCGTTCTGTTTTCCAGTAACGCATCTTTGCCTAAATTTGCCTGAATGTGTAAAAAGTCTTTTTCAGTGGTAGCCGCATTCACAACCACCATCCATTCATCCTCACTTAAACGGTAAACCACCAGGTCATCCAGTATTTTGCCTTGCTCATTTAAGATAACCCCGTATTTTGCTTTTTTCACTGGAATATCCTTTACCTTGCTTGAAAATAAAAAGATATTCTCCATTCCGCTTTTTTCCGGCTCGGCCTTAACAAAAAATTCACCCATATGACAGATATCAAATACAGAGGCCAGCTTTCGACAGTGAAAATGTTCGTTGATTATCCCTGAATATTGAACAGGCATTTGCCAACCGGCAAACGGGGCAAATTTAGCGAAGAGTTTTTCGTGTTGCTCGAATAAAGGGGTTTTTAACATAAATACAAAAAGGCCTGAATAAAAATCCAGGCCTACGATTTTTACCTATGCCTCACCATGGTCAATTCCATGAAGCCAGAAGCAATTTTCTATTCTTAACCAACGGGTTTAATTATATACTTCCATTTTTAAGAAATCAAGTGAAAAATTCATGAAATTTAATTGTTTTTATCTTTTTTTCCATCGTTTATGAGTCCACATCCACTGGTCCGGAAAGGCACGAATCTGCTGTTCCAGAAGATAATTAAGTTTTTTTGTCATCGTTTCTGTCCAATTTTTTCCGTTTTCTCCAATGGATACCTCGGGTGTTATATTAATTTCGTACTTTCCGCACCCTACCCGAATACAATACGCAGGAATAAGAGCAGAGCCAGTCCTTTTTGCCAGACGTGCCGGAAGAGAGGTAGTTGAAGTTGGCAGGCCAAAAAAATCAGCCCATATTCCCTCATTAC harbors:
- a CDS encoding PadR family transcriptional regulator, which produces MTQELVFLGLLKEGPKHAYQIKKLIRRVMGDFANIDTTSIYYPLTKLEEQGLIVKKKGKKGRRPEKYVYHLTKKGDRRFNNLLNKSFLVFRRPYFELDVQLYFLPFVKPDVAGRRLTNRLTGLKKVLRWLEMQKKTLKKQNSPPHLIAISEHNVELLRAELKFLLGLIESLKQK
- the gcvT gene encoding glycine cleavage system aminomethyltransferase GcvT: MLKTPLFEQHEKLFAKFAPFAGWQMPVQYSGIINEHFHCRKLASVFDICHMGEFFVKAEPEKSGMENIFLFSSKVKDIPVKKAKYGVILNEQGKILDDLVVYRLSEDEWMVVVNAATTEKDFLHIQANLGKDALLENRTDKIGKIDLQGPLSRDILSELFGPRINELRYYAFDYFDILGEKSIISRTGYTGELGYEIYVSYEKIGDLWSLLLKDERVKPAGLGARDTLRLEMGYVLYGQDISEEISPLEAGMKNITLDKEFIGKDALLVEKEAGLKKGLVAIRSGSRRSPRHDYRIFSQDKEIGRITSGSFSPSLGCGIALGYVEPAAVKKDLPVSIQDKSVKIDAVITEKPFLKETSLKK
- the lipA gene encoding lipoyl synthase, whose protein sequence is MQTVLRKPSWLKKKIDFKKSYEVACLLKGLKLNTVCQESLCPNISECFSRKTATFLILGSVCTRTCRFCNVKKGRPQGLNLNESGRIVEAVRKLSLSHVVITSVTRDDLADGGADVFERVILDIRRNFSKVAIEVLIPDFKGNREAIKKVIGAGPDIIGHNLETIPGFYEILRDADYGASLGVLRFVKEYAPHIFTKSGLMLGLGETEGELFDVFRDLGRVNCDFLSIGQYLAPSSGHCPVKEYITPEKFAHYKEKALSFGLRYVLSGPYVRSSYHAEEYLTYTDEHR
- the gcvPA gene encoding aminomethyl-transferring glycine dehydrogenase subunit GcvPA, whose product is MSYIPHTDREVKQMLKDIGVNSLAGLFKDIPAEYRPASFNLPEGRSEFEVYEHLKRLASKNAVGLVNFLGCGFYDHNIPAVVDALAGRAEFYTAYTPYQPECSQGTLQAIYEYQSAICLLTGMDVANASLYDGGTALYEAGMMALRITGRNKILIDGGVSPIYRKIMYTYTSNLAIDFVEIPVSHGQSTREEVYKYLDDRTAAIILQNPNFFGAIDDHSDVIKRVHEAGALAIESVYPISLGLLKTPGSMGADIVTGEGQSMGLPLSFGGSYLGFLAARKRHVRKMPGRIVGETVDKRGNKAFVLTLQAREQHIRREKATSNICSNESLCALKAIIYLSILGKQGLVDLARLNFNKTEFAKDVLDRIKGVEVKRSSPTFNEFTVCLPKDSREIVASMIERGFNPGLPLGKYYEDMKNYLLICVTEKRTKEEIVRYAENLEAVLWS
- a CDS encoding lipoate--protein ligase family protein gives rise to the protein MDSLKGWRILTTGFSDALTNMAVDEAILRVYAQGAVVPALRIYGWQPWAFSIGCFQDPERELALDECKRFSIGFVRRMTGGGVVFHSRELTYSIVCSRQHFRCGSLVENSFKRICSFIIKTYQSLGLEAGFAIDQNRTKKNFGKKTALCFNGREKYDILINDKKIGGNAQRRFRDVIFQHGFIPLEVNLDFSSSFLKEKPLNLKNGVTSLSRALGRPIKFDELAGRLIKNFEEANSSELIKTDLSAEEKDLTEYLKRKKYSSPGWNTFRRDIEGEINANCFKEAILA
- the gcvH gene encoding glycine cleavage system protein GcvH, which gives rise to MDIPDGVFYTKEHEWVKVEGQMATVGITAYAQEQLGDITFVELPEIGKSVKQFDGLCSIESVKAASDVYAPLSGKVAEVNKELETSPELINSFPFQQGWIAKLEISDLDEKANLMNSAAYRAFLEKI
- the gcvPB gene encoding aminomethyl-transferring glycine dehydrogenase subunit GcvPB, translated to MELIFEKSIKERKGLRLPKCDVPQAKDISGRYKREDPAQLPEVSELDVVRHFTRLSRMNFSVDTHFYPLGSCTMKYNPKFTENITKLPGFSQLHPLLPQLLLGGMFTQGALEVLYNVERLLAEITGMSEITTEPLAGAHGELTGMMLVAAYHRDKGSRKKYVIVPDSSHGTNPASAAIAGYQTISIPTDKNGVMDFEEYKSKINPEVAGLMLTCPNTAGIFNSQIKQICSLAHRNDALVYYDGANLNAILGKVRPGDIGFDIVHLNLHKTFATPHGGGGPGSGPVGVREDLAQFLPVPKVIKRPDGTYALEEDRPKSIGRIASFYGNFDVLLKTYAYILLLGKDGLIEASEKAVLNANYIRVKLKKYYDLAYDRICMHECVFSAVRQLAKGVHALDIAKALIDKKFHPPTIYFPLIVKEAMMVEPTETESKDTLDRFIKAMREIAELSQNSPEAVKSTPLNTDVSRPDETKAARELNLRWIP
- the lpdA gene encoding dihydrolipoyl dehydrogenase; the protein is MKAFYDVIIIGAGPAGFSAAVRLARLKKKVCLVDLDKQHFGGTCLNLGCVPTKFLENTAEIFRSQKEAAVFGLEANFNAPDMKKIVSCSEKTVLKLRKAVEWMLNKHQIDFLEGKASFVSREKIIVTGSNGSSKDLKASFFIIAVGSRPKVPKGLEPDNQRVITSDEAVKLKEVPQSMVIVGGGAIGCEFASIYSSFGSKVTIVEARSRLIPGEDEEISRTLNRELKKQNIDIYTSTEIKRLDKKKNQVEVLIKTVNGEETLKAEYVLLSCGRIPNTNDLELEKIALNLNKRFIKVDEFYKTNLGNIYAVGDVIFSPMFAYTAQKEGVIAAEAISGKNPQSLDYTNVPRAIFCAPQVASVGLTESEARKAGEIKIDKQFFKANSLAVIKHKESGFVKIISGAKGKKILGVHIIGHQATEIIHEFVLAKCYGLTIDKIKKVLHVHPTISEIFQEQI